The following is a genomic window from Fibrobacterota bacterium.
TACGATTCTGGGCCTGGTCCTGACGGAGCGGTTGGAAAGCGTGAACCTGACCGTGGAGGAACTGGTCGCCTTGGGGCGGGCTCCCTATACGGGTTGGCCCGGGCGGCTTTCGCAGGAAGACGAGGGAAAAGTCGCCTGGGCCCTGAAGGCCACGGGGATCGTGGAGCATTCGGGCCGGAAGGTTTCCGAGCTGTCCGACGGGGAGCGGCAGAAGGCCATGATCGCGAGGGTCCTGGCGCAGGAGACCCCGGTGGTTCTGTTGGACGAGCCCACCGCCCACCTTGATCTTCCCAATCGCGTGGGCATCATGCGGCTTTTGAAAAACCTGGCCCATGATACAGGCAAGGTCATCCTGCTTTCCACCCATGAACTGGATCTCGCCTTGCAGTCGGCGGACGAGGTCTGGCTCATGGAGACGGGGGGGCGGATGGAAATGGGGGCTCCGGAAGATCTGGTCCTGAACGGCGCCTTCGGCGCGTGTTTCGGGAAAAGCGGGTTCCATTTCGATGCGGCCACAGGCGCATTCCGGTTCCATAAACCCGAAGGAGAAGCCATACAGGTCATCGGATCGGGCGCGGGCGAGGTCTGGACCCGCCGCGCCCTGGAACGGAAGGGCTTCCGCGTCGGCGAATCCTTCGAT
Proteins encoded in this region:
- a CDS encoding ABC transporter ATP-binding protein; this translates as MKLLEAENLGIGYAVKGGSKTVAEGIRFHLEGGRFICLLGPNGAGKSTLLRTLAGIQPPLVGSVRIRGEDSRTLDAAKRATILGLVLTERLESVNLTVEELVALGRAPYTGWPGRLSQEDEGKVAWALKATGIVEHSGRKVSELSDGERQKAMIARVLAQETPVVLLDEPTAHLDLPNRVGIMRLLKNLAHDTGKVILLSTHELDLALQSADEVWLMETGGRMEMGAPEDLVLNGAFGACFGKSGFHFDAATGAFRFHKPEGEAIQVIGSGAGEVWTRRALERKGFRVGESFDSSRRIRVVEETAGCYRWLCEAGGRSSCHTSIESLITTLQRNHASRVEAEA